The Terriglobus sp. TAA 43 sequence GATACGCGGTGTACACCGGCGTATTTTCCTGCGGCCACATCAGGTAATACAGTGGCTCTTTCGGATACGCGTTCGCAACGGTCTTAACAATCTGCGATGCAGGAAGCACATGCGCCGCGTCGTACGATTGCCCGCGAAAAGCGCGAGCCTGCAACTCGTCTTCCCACACCAGTACAGAGCCTGAAAACCCAATAACAATCACGTAAAGCGACAGCAGGACGCCCAACCAGAGATGAACCTGGAAGAGCGCCCTGCGCAGCCACAGCTTACGCGGATGATGAACGAGATTGCTTGCGAATCCCATGTGTTTAGAAGTGGTACTTCACCTGTCCAATAACGTTGCGGGAGTAACCGTAGTAGCAGTACGCCAGGCCGCTGCATGTAGCTACGTAACGCTTGTCTGTCAGGTTGGTCGCATTCACCGTAAACAGCATGCCGCGATATCCAAAGCGAAGACCTGCATCCAGCAGCGCATAATTCGGAACAAAGAAGCTGTTCGCACTGTCGGCCGCGTTGGTGCCAACGAAGCGCACTCCAAAGTTGCCACCAAGTCCGCTGAAATGTCCGTTAGCGACGGTGTAATCCGCAAGCATCGATACCTGATTCCTTGGCGTCTGCGACAGCCACTTGCCAATGTTCGCAGCAGTCTGGTCCTTCACGGTCTCTGTTGCCGTGAAGGTGTATCCCCCGTGCAGGCTCAGGCCATGCTGTAGGCTTGCGATCGCTTCCAACTCCACACCACGCGAACGAACTTCGCCGGTCTGTGTGGATTGAAATGCGGCGTTGCTCACCAGCACGTTCGTCTGATTGATCTGGAAGAACGCCGCAGTGAAGTAGCTATTCCAGGTGTTCGGCTGCACCTTCACACCAGCTTCAATCTGTCGCGAATCAGACGGCTTCGCCGGATCAGTCGATTGCCCCGTGGTCGCGTTATACACATAGCTGCCTGCATTCGGCAGAAAGCTGGTAGAGAACGAAACATAAGGCGAGATGCCGCTTGAAGTCAGATAACCAACACCCGCACGACCAGTGAATCGCTGATCCAGATGTCCGGTCTCCGTGTGCGCCAGGAAGTCTGCAATGTCATTCTTCGCAAAGTCCTGACGTCCGCCCACGGTGAAGATAAGGCGATTGCGATACTTGATCTGATCCTGCGCATACAGACCGTGCTGTTGCAGCAGGTTGTCCTGATACAGATATGGCGACATATTCGGGATCGTCGTCACACCGTACACCGGCTTGAAGATGTTGATGTCCGCCACCTGTGCGAACGCCTGCTGACTCTTGATGGCGACGTGCTGATAGTCGTAACCAAACAGCACTGTCTGCTCCCAATCGCCATTCGTGAAGCGACGCAGAGCGCGGTTATCCAGCGTGTTGATGCGGTTCCAGCGTGGCAGTTCGTATGCGTAACGCGTCACCATCGTGGTACTGTTGCCATCAAAGCCCGTGCCGTACACCGTGCTGCCCTGGAAGTTGATGTACTGGTAGCGATAGTTCGAGTGCAGGTTCCAGCCATCATCGAAAAGATGGTCGCCGGTGTAACCAGCCGACGCCTGGTCGCGCTTAACCTTCTCCCATCCCGGCTCACCCACAAAGGTGCTCACAGGAATAACGCCGTTCGGATTGCTATAAAGCGTGCCGCTTGCAGGCAGGAACTGGCTCCAACGCGTGCCGTCATGCTGCCAATCACCAAGGAAGGTAAAGTTGGTGCGGTCGCTGGGCTTGTACGTGAATGACGGTGCAATCAAACGACGATTGTCCGGCGTGTAGTTTGTCTGCGTATCACTGTTACGCAACACACCCAGTAAGCGATACTGCCACACTTGGTTCTTATCGATGGAGCCGGTTGTGTCGAAGAATCCTTCACGACGCGTGAATGCGCCAAGCTGCATGCCCACTTCCGTGCGGCGCTCTGCTGAAGGACGCTTCGTAACCTGGTTAATCAATCCACCCGGAGGCACCTGTCCATAGAGCACAGACGAAGGTCCACGCAACACTTCCACGCTTTCCAATTCGTACGGATCCAGCTTGCCGGAGAGGGAATTGAAGCGCATACCATCACGGAACACACCAAATGTCTCCGCTGCAAACCCGCGAATCTTTAGCCAATCAAAACGCGGCTCCACACCAAACTCGTCCGCCTGCACACCGGGTGTGTAGCGCAGCGCTTCATTCATGGTGATTACGTTGCGCGACTGCATCTCGAGTTCGCTAACAATGGAGATCGATTGCGGCACTTCCACCAGTGGCGCATTTGTCTTCGATCCAGCATTCGACGCGTAAGGAACAAAGCCGGTGTTCGCCGTCACACTGATAACGTCGGTCGCCGAACCAACTTGCAGCTTCAACACGGTGGGCTGCGCGCCACCAGAGAGTGCTACATTGTCCTGCTGCAACGCGGCAAAGCCGGGCGCCTGTACCGAGACGTTATAGCTACCGGGATGCAGCGACAGCGCTACTTCGCCGTGAGCACCGGTCTGCACGCGATACACCGTAGCACCGCAACGAACTTCCACCGCAGCGCGTTCCACCGTTGCACCGCTGCTGTCCTGCACCTGCAACGTCACAGCCTGGATCGGCGTCGACTTATCTTCAGAACATGTATTCGACTGGCAAACAGCGACCTGGGAGATCGCGGAAAACGAAACAAGTAAGGCCGCGGAATATTGGATAGGTTTCAAAACAAACATCCTTCATACGCACTGCCGCGGCCGCGCAAACACGCACGGGAAACCGCAACAGCGGATTTTCTCTGGGGGCGAGACAGGGCTCGCGCGTTAGCGTAGGAGAGGCTCACCGCCGTAGCGGCACGCACTTCTCTCCTCTCCCTCAAGGAGAGCCTCAGAAAACGGCAATTTCTGCCGTACTTTCAAAATACGACAGGATCGGTCCGAGATCAAGCGAAAGATGTGCCGAACATAAAAGAGCCGGCACACGGCCGGCTCTTTATTAGTGTTGAAGACCTTAGTTATGCCAGGCAGCTCTTCGCGTAAGCCAGGCATTTGGCCACTTCCTTCACCGCGTCGGAGTCATCCGGCAGCTTGTACTCCAGCTCGATGGTGGCGGGGAAGTTGTACTTCTCCTTCTTCATTAACTGCAGCACTTCCTTGATTGGGGTGTCGCCCTGGCCGAAGGGCTGGTTTTGTCCGCCCTTTTCCGGGTACTGGCGATCCTTCAGGTGCATGCTGGTGATGCGCGCGTGGTTCTTCTGGATGAACGCAATCTGGTCGTGATTGCCAGCAGCCGTGTAGTGGCCAATGTCCAGGTTGATGCAGTTCCACGGCGACTGTGCCATCGCTTCATCCCACGTGTCGGGCTTGGCCTGGGTATGGGCGTGGTAACCCATGCGCATCTTGTACTTCTTGCCAAACTTGCCAATACGAGCGGTCAGGCCCGGATTGTTGTCCGGCATTTCCATGGTCAGGTGGTTTGCGCCACAGGCCTTGGCTGCCTTGAATGCGTAATCAAACTCGGCATCGGGCATGCGGTCGGTCAGCGTGATTTTGAATGCGTAGATGCTCACGCCCGCGTCGTTATACAGCTTGCGCAGTTCCGCATACTTGTTCACGTCCATGGTGGTGCGCCACTTGGTCACTTCTTCCGCATGGGCAAGCTGCGCAGCCTTCGCGGCTTCTGACATCTGGGGACGCGGAGCGCCCGGTGCGGGCGGCGGTCCCATGGGGCGCGGCGGCGCGGGCGGCAAGCCTGCCCACAGTTCCTGCACGTTTTCAAGTTCGGTGGCGTTGATGCCGTCTTCCACGGCGTACTTCAGTACGGACAGCGCATCGAACGGCTTCATCTGGCGATAGGAATAGCTGATGACGCCAATCTGTACGCCGTTAAACTTCGAGTTCGGCTTGCCCTGGGCAAAGAGCGAACGCGGTTGGAGCGCAGCGGCAGAAATGCCGGCTGCTGCAAGGCGACCAAAGTCGCGGCGATTCATGTTCATGAGCGCAGTAATCCCTTCGTGAGAGGAACAGGTTCCCCGAAGCGTGATTCTAGGGGTGCGGAACAAACTGTGGCAAGCGATTCAACAGAATGTCACACCTCGGCACACCGCTTTACTTCGCTGACTGGCACAGGTGCTTTGAATGCCAGCTGTGTTCAAGCGTCGTGGGTGGCTTCGATGCGTCATGGAGAATCAGGACAAGACTGCGCCGTGTCTCGCTTCCAACCGCGGTCAGTTCCATGGGCACACCCTCAGGAATCACGACGTCGACTCCCTTCTTTCCGGTCTGCATCCCGTCCGGGGTCTCCAGGCATGTCTCGCCCGTCGCGGTATAAAAGGCCTCGATACCCGGATGCGTGTGCGTCTCGCTGACCATTCCCGGCTGAAGGACTGCTTCCATGTATTGCGCGGTGTAGCTCCGCCCTTTTTCAGTCGTTAATGGGCCCATCTGGGTTACGCGGCTGGCGGAGGCGGCAGTTTGTGCCTTATCGCCAAGGGTCAGCAGCCAGAACTTGCCCAGCGCTTCGACCACTGTCCCGTTCGGCCCTTTTGCCCGATCGGCCAGCTCCTTGGTGGGAAATGCATCGAGCGTCCAGTAGACCGGGCCTTCCACCACGCCCACAGATTGGCGCGCAAGAATCCAACAGCCAGTTTCATTCGTTCTCTCGGCCACTGGCTTACAACTCATCAGATTCTGTGGCGGCTGTTGAGCGCTAACCGAAGTTGCTATGCATACAAGCAGTACGCCAACACCAACAGCACGCATCAGTAGCGTCCCAAACGTCTTGCGAATCACAGGCAGTGCCTCCCGAATCGTTTGCTGACACCCATCGAAGAATGTCACAAGCCGATTCGGGAGCCAATCACAATTTCACTTACTCGTAGCGCAGCGCCTGCATCGGATTCACACGGGAAGCTCGCCGCGCAGGCACATAACCTGCCGCCAGCGCAATCGTCGTCAGCAAGGCGATG is a genomic window containing:
- a CDS encoding cupin domain-containing protein is translated as MIRKTFGTLLMRAVGVGVLLVCIATSVSAQQPPQNLMSCKPVAERTNETGCWILARQSVGVVEGPVYWTLDAFPTKELADRAKGPNGTVVEALGKFWLLTLGDKAQTAASASRVTQMGPLTTEKGRSYTAQYMEAVLQPGMVSETHTHPGIEAFYTATGETCLETPDGMQTGKKGVDVVIPEGVPMELTAVGSETRRSLVLILHDASKPPTTLEHSWHSKHLCQSAK
- a CDS encoding TonB-dependent siderophore receptor, translated to MKPIQYSAALLVSFSAISQVAVCQSNTCSEDKSTPIQAVTLQVQDSSGATVERAAVEVRCGATVYRVQTGAHGEVALSLHPGSYNVSVQAPGFAALQQDNVALSGGAQPTVLKLQVGSATDVISVTANTGFVPYASNAGSKTNAPLVEVPQSISIVSELEMQSRNVITMNEALRYTPGVQADEFGVEPRFDWLKIRGFAAETFGVFRDGMRFNSLSGKLDPYELESVEVLRGPSSVLYGQVPPGGLINQVTKRPSAERRTEVGMQLGAFTRREGFFDTTGSIDKNQVWQYRLLGVLRNSDTQTNYTPDNRRLIAPSFTYKPSDRTNFTFLGDWQHDGTRWSQFLPASGTLYSNPNGVIPVSTFVGEPGWEKVKRDQASAGYTGDHLFDDGWNLHSNYRYQYINFQGSTVYGTGFDGNSTTMVTRYAYELPRWNRINTLDNRALRRFTNGDWEQTVLFGYDYQHVAIKSQQAFAQVADINIFKPVYGVTTIPNMSPYLYQDNLLQQHGLYAQDQIKYRNRLIFTVGGRQDFAKNDIADFLAHTETGHLDQRFTGRAGVGYLTSSGISPYVSFSTSFLPNAGSYVYNATTGQSTDPAKPSDSRQIEAGVKVQPNTWNSYFTAAFFQINQTNVLVSNAAFQSTQTGEVRSRGVELEAIASLQHGLSLHGGYTFTATETVKDQTAANIGKWLSQTPRNQVSMLADYTVANGHFSGLGGNFGVRFVGTNAADSANSFFVPNYALLDAGLRFGYRGMLFTVNATNLTDKRYVATCSGLAYCYYGYSRNVIGQVKYHF
- a CDS encoding sugar phosphate isomerase/epimerase, yielding MNMNRRDFGRLAAAGISAAALQPRSLFAQGKPNSKFNGVQIGVISYSYRQMKPFDALSVLKYAVEDGINATELENVQELWAGLPPAPPRPMGPPPAPGAPRPQMSEAAKAAQLAHAEEVTKWRTTMDVNKYAELRKLYNDAGVSIYAFKITLTDRMPDAEFDYAFKAAKACGANHLTMEMPDNNPGLTARIGKFGKKYKMRMGYHAHTQAKPDTWDEAMAQSPWNCINLDIGHYTAAGNHDQIAFIQKNHARITSMHLKDRQYPEKGGQNQPFGQGDTPIKEVLQLMKKEKYNFPATIELEYKLPDDSDAVKEVAKCLAYAKSCLA